Proteins from a genomic interval of Rhodococcus rhodochrous:
- a CDS encoding phytoene desaturase family protein: MSDATVDAVVIGAGPNGLTAAAVLADAGWDVLVLEEQPEPGGAVRSAELHPGYCADLFSAFYPLGVASPAFQALDLASHGLRWARSPKAFGHPLGPDDEDAIVVSPDPTDTAADLERRCVGDGEAWLALFDQWKQVRGALLELLLGPFPPVRGSVDLLRTMKTGDLLRYARMLALPVTRMSSELFGGSAARLLLLGNAMHADTPPEAPGSGVMGYMLTMLAQDVGFPAPVGGAGALTDALVRRGASAGAQLRCDSPVVGVEVQGGKVAAVRTAGGERVKVRRAVLADTSAPALYTRLLPADAVGSRVLDDLRKFEWDTPVVKVNYALDGRVPWRSPSLSGAGTVHVGADTDAMIRWSADLSTGVVPESPFLLFGQMTTTDATRSPEGTESCWAYTHLPRGITDDASADHLAERVDAQLEAYAPGFGARVVGRHVQRPGDLEAADANLVGGAVNGGTAQVHQQLFLRPTPGFGGPRTPVEGVYLASSGAHPGGGVHGMGGWNAAHAALADDKRTAPVTRRVRNAARRVLFS; the protein is encoded by the coding sequence ATGAGCGACGCGACGGTCGATGCGGTCGTCATCGGTGCCGGACCCAACGGTCTGACCGCTGCCGCGGTGCTCGCCGACGCCGGATGGGACGTCCTCGTGCTGGAGGAGCAACCCGAACCCGGCGGAGCGGTGCGCAGCGCAGAACTCCACCCGGGATACTGCGCCGATCTGTTCAGCGCGTTCTATCCGCTCGGTGTCGCCTCACCGGCCTTCCAGGCCCTCGATCTCGCGTCGCACGGCCTCCGCTGGGCGCGTTCCCCGAAGGCCTTCGGTCACCCGCTCGGCCCCGACGACGAGGACGCGATCGTCGTCTCTCCGGATCCGACCGACACGGCGGCCGACCTCGAGCGTCGCTGCGTCGGTGACGGGGAAGCGTGGCTGGCGCTGTTCGACCAGTGGAAGCAGGTACGCGGCGCGCTGCTCGAACTGCTCCTCGGCCCGTTCCCGCCCGTCCGGGGTTCCGTGGACCTGCTGCGCACGATGAAGACGGGAGATCTGCTGCGCTACGCGCGCATGCTCGCGCTGCCCGTCACCCGGATGTCGTCCGAGTTGTTCGGCGGTTCGGCGGCGCGGCTGTTGCTTCTGGGCAACGCCATGCATGCCGACACACCGCCCGAGGCGCCCGGTAGCGGCGTCATGGGCTACATGCTCACGATGCTCGCGCAGGACGTCGGATTCCCCGCGCCGGTCGGCGGCGCGGGAGCGCTCACCGACGCACTGGTCCGTCGCGGCGCCTCGGCAGGTGCCCAGTTGCGGTGCGACTCGCCGGTCGTCGGTGTGGAGGTGCAGGGCGGGAAGGTCGCCGCAGTCCGGACCGCCGGCGGCGAGCGGGTGAAGGTGCGACGCGCCGTCCTCGCCGACACCTCGGCCCCGGCCCTGTACACGCGGCTCCTCCCGGCCGACGCCGTCGGGTCGCGGGTACTCGACGACCTGCGCAAGTTCGAATGGGACACCCCGGTCGTGAAGGTGAACTACGCGCTCGACGGCCGCGTGCCGTGGCGTTCGCCCTCGTTGAGCGGGGCCGGCACGGTGCACGTCGGTGCCGATACGGACGCGATGATCCGGTGGTCGGCCGATCTGTCCACCGGGGTCGTCCCCGAGTCGCCCTTCCTGCTCTTCGGACAGATGACGACGACCGACGCGACGCGATCGCCCGAGGGAACCGAAAGTTGCTGGGCCTACACACATCTGCCGCGGGGCATCACCGACGACGCGTCCGCCGACCACCTCGCCGAACGCGTCGACGCGCAACTCGAGGCCTACGCACCGGGTTTCGGTGCGCGCGTGGTCGGCCGGCACGTCCAGCGACCCGGCGACCTCGAGGCGGCCGACGCGAATCTCGTAGGCGGAGCCGTCAACGGTGGAACCGCGCAGGTCCACCAGCAGTTGTTCCTGCGGCCCACTCCCGGTTTCGGCGGACCGCGAACCCCGGTCGAAGGGGTGTATCTCGCCAGCTCGGGTGCGCATCCGGGCGGGGGAGTCCACGGCATGGGCGGCTGGAACGCCGCTCACGCCGCACTCGCGGACGACAAACGCACCGCTCCGGTGACCCGACGCGTGCGAAATGCCGCTCGCCGGGTGCTGTTCTCGTGA
- a CDS encoding SRPBCC family protein, whose product MARIATIETSVAPARVWEILADGWRYAAWVVGASRIRAVDPAWPQRDTRIHHSVGLWPLLLDDHTEVREVVPERQLVLRARAWLFGKAEIAISLEPTHDGGTRITMAEHVVEGPYALVPDRVQEEMVLPRNQECLRRLVLLAEGATE is encoded by the coding sequence ATGGCCAGGATCGCGACGATCGAGACTTCGGTGGCGCCGGCACGAGTGTGGGAGATCCTCGCCGACGGCTGGCGGTACGCAGCGTGGGTGGTGGGGGCGTCCCGCATCCGGGCCGTCGACCCGGCCTGGCCGCAACGGGACACCCGGATCCATCATTCGGTGGGTCTGTGGCCTCTCCTGCTCGACGACCACACCGAGGTCCGCGAGGTGGTGCCCGAACGGCAACTGGTGCTGCGCGCACGTGCCTGGCTGTTCGGCAAGGCGGAGATCGCGATCTCGCTCGAACCCACCCACGACGGCGGCACCCGCATCACGATGGCCGAACACGTCGTCGAAGGGCCGTACGCCCTCGTCCCCGATCGTGTACAGGAGGAAATGGTGTTGCCACGGAACCAGGAATGCCTGAGACGGCTGGTGCTGCTCGCCGAAGGCGCCACCGAATGA
- a CDS encoding 1-phosphofructokinase family hexose kinase, producing the protein MEAENTPSSNPYAFVFAPSPLLTVTLEKAPDGSTELHVHPGGQGFWIGRMASTLGMDVHLCGPFGGESGTILVDMMNREGVTVHAVETASPNGSYIHDRREGERREIVEIDPPTLTRHETDDLFSASLASAMCAKVAMLGGPHCDDAVPTEVYTRLCSDLGALGIPVVADLSGPTLGAALEGGVTVLKVSHEDLIEDGRAKSEDLDDLVEAMHRLHDEGAASVVISRAGDPAIALDNGTIWEVEAPSVQTVDHHGAGDSMTAGIASVYAAGAKFEDALRLGAAAGAVNVTRRGLATGHRAAVEKMAEKVEVRKLKGKRS; encoded by the coding sequence ATGGAAGCCGAGAACACCCCCTCCTCGAACCCGTACGCCTTCGTCTTCGCACCGTCCCCGCTCCTCACGGTGACACTCGAGAAGGCACCCGACGGAAGCACCGAATTGCACGTCCACCCCGGCGGGCAGGGATTCTGGATCGGCCGCATGGCATCGACCCTGGGAATGGACGTGCACCTGTGCGGACCGTTCGGCGGCGAGTCCGGCACGATCCTCGTCGACATGATGAACCGCGAAGGCGTGACGGTGCACGCCGTGGAGACCGCGTCGCCCAACGGTTCCTACATCCACGACCGTCGCGAGGGCGAACGGAGGGAGATCGTGGAGATCGATCCGCCCACGCTCACCCGGCACGAAACCGATGATCTGTTCAGCGCGTCGCTGGCGTCCGCGATGTGCGCGAAGGTCGCGATGCTGGGTGGACCGCACTGCGACGACGCCGTGCCGACCGAGGTGTACACGCGACTGTGCTCGGATCTGGGCGCCCTCGGCATCCCGGTCGTCGCCGATTTGTCCGGCCCCACCCTCGGTGCGGCCCTCGAAGGCGGGGTGACCGTACTGAAGGTGAGCCACGAGGATCTCATCGAGGACGGTCGCGCGAAGTCCGAGGACCTCGACGATCTCGTCGAGGCCATGCACCGTCTCCACGACGAAGGTGCCGCGTCGGTGGTGATCTCGCGGGCCGGTGATCCGGCGATCGCACTGGACAACGGGACCATCTGGGAGGTGGAGGCGCCCTCGGTGCAGACGGTGGACCATCACGGCGCCGGTGATTCGATGACAGCGGGTATCGCGTCGGTCTATGCCGCGGGCGCGAAGTTCGAGGACGCGCTGCGTCTCGGCGCCGCAGCAGGCGCGGTCAACGTCACGCGTCGCGGGCTGGCGACGGGACATCGAGCCGCGGTCGAGAAGATGGCCGAGAAGGTGGAGGTCCGGAAGTTGAAGGGGAAGCGTTCATGA